The Engystomops pustulosus chromosome 7, aEngPut4.maternal, whole genome shotgun sequence DNA window acaaatccaACACCTTCATCAAATGCAATGCTGGAATAAAATATCCGGATAATCAACCAAGTGATAGCGGAGCTCGTGTAGTAATGGGTGGAGCTTCGTCACAAAAAGCCCACTTCAAAGACCATGAGGTCAGCCATTTTGTTTTAaaggttttaattattttttatttttttttttttaaaaggggtttACCAAGTGTGTTCCTTCGGGGAGGGAGTTTTTGATATTTCTGGATAACCCCTTCAGGGCCCATGGAGAGATTGTCCGCTACATGTTCTAGGTGGGCATTGAGAGGTCAGCAACAAATAGAAAAACACTACGGTATGGGGTCTTATCGACTGTCTAGGGATTTGTGGGCCTAAAAAGTGCCAAACATTGAGGCATCAGGTCCCTAATCCAGGACTTCGGGTTTGCGCTCATCCGATAAAACGGCTTGATGGGCCACCGAGCGTTCAGATCCCagaaccaaacttttgttcaagATTCGGGCCAAAAACTCAACAAACCCGAGCCAGTCCGTTCATCCCTAGTCGAAACATGTCCCCGATGACCCCGATACATGCACATAAAAACTAAACTAGCACCAAGTGACCCATTCTAGTCCAGGTTTTTCGCCCCTTAGACTAATGGACATTCCTTCCCGACCTCCAACCCCAGTTAATGCTTTGCACACGAGCCCCCAGACCACTTGGTTGATTGTCCATTTAGTGTTCTCAGATACAACACGCCATACGCATTACATCGCTCTCTCGCTAAAATTTTTGGCACttcgaaaaaaataaaaattctggaaAAATACCTCTCTCTCAAAACGCCGACTTTTAAAAtagcgttttttttttcctttaaaggacaacgTCCACTTACGTTTCCAAAAACGGTTGCAATAGCAACTTCTTAACACTAGAGGGGGCTCTTTGTTcaatacttgtttttttttttatttgagctCCGAGCCTTTTTATGAAATTtaacagaaaaatatatatatataataaaatgcaACCTGGGCGCTTACTGGCTGCTCCAGTCGTCAGAGGCCCTGAGAAATCCCTGAAAACGTGAGAACATTTCCAAAATTAGGGATCATGTGCAAATCCCAGTATGGAAATAAAAGGCTACTCTTCGGAATCCCTACCTGAAGAGACAACTCAATGTCAAGTTATCCGAGCACATGAGCGCacactcacactgtataataacaCAAGAGCAAGCCTACATCCGTCATACAAAGCAGCATCTACAGGAACCTGGCACTTGGGGGTTGGGACAAACTTTGGGCATAAttcgactttatttttttaaccaagaGGCGGCCACTTACCTGCACATTCCTTTGtacaaaaagtttacaaaaatggTTTGAGGGGTCGCAACTTGTGCCTGagcataatatatttttttttaaaatgtaaaaattctttaaaaactaaaaaagtgtaaaccaaaaaaaaaaaaaaaaggttaatgcAGCAGTACTTCCTATAGATTTTAGGGAGGGCAGATCTATAAGGCAACTGACGTGACAACAATGTAAGAAAatctatttgtaaaaaaaaaaaaaagtgttaaaactctaAGTAGCAACAAGCCTACTGTAAATAGTCAACTTATTTCAATTTTAACGGTGCAATACTTCATTTCTCCTGCGGGGGTGCTGTAGGGAAAGTCAACACTTCCTGCGTTGGTTCCTCTATTACAGtagaaccaattttttttttttttaaaaagagcaTGATCCAAAAGTAATGGATCACCTTTAACGTACAGGAGGCTAAGGtgggggagagaggggagggggggggggtgtttaaaTATCTTCACCAGTCTACCACTTATGTTACTTATGCACCTTTCTATAGGTATTGGGTATGGAGAAGGCACGGTTTACGTGAATATTTGGCTTTTGGGCTTCTGTGGGATCATGTAACGTTGCATACGTGGGGCAAGTTTTtggaaaatgaaaacaaaaaaatgacTTGACAACCggagaaacaaaacaaaattaaCCTTGATAGTTATGTGTCACGCCTTATCACGCTGAGAAGCTCCCGGAGAGGAGGATAATCCTCCGCAAGGCAATCTCCGTACACGGAAGAGTCAGCAGGGCAAGGAGTACGAGGGACGGGTTAGACTGCATTCCTGGATGTGACATTGGGAACCAGCGTTCACTTTGGAGAATTGAACAAAAAACAGGTAATAGGATGGTagcgcccggggggggggggtgcgtccCATTTTCTCTTAGTTTTCTTTCCATTGCTGGAATGTTCAGCTATTTGGAGATCGGATTCGTAGAGATGTTGGTcgaggatgaatcacaggtcacACCCGGATTTGTAACACAACATGTAATGTATCCCGTGCTAAAGCCACCGGACAAGTAAAGGCAATTCCCATAATGCAAGTATCAAGAACAACCTAGATGCCAAAGACTGTGCCAACTAAACTGGGCACAAACCAAAACAAACCCTTTCCAAGGTGGTAGAAGTGCTGTGCAGGACAAGTGCTTCATCAACGTAACCCACACAACGGGGGAGCCCATTAAGGTCACCCACACACATGCAGAGGCTCCAGTGTTTGAGCTACTGACGGACTCGTGAGTTTATAGTTTGTCAAAGACGAGACGAGATTGATCGGATAATCGCCACACGTCAAACTCGCTGCCCTCGTGTGCGAATTCAAAACAAGTCTGGCCACAAAGCTCGTCCCTCGAAGCGTCTTTCAGCCATTACATTCCTGCTCCGAGACATTCAGCTCTGACACTGACACTAGGAGCTGTCACACCGGGCCTGGCTGTATGATGTGCGGACTTAGGACAGAGATGACACAAGGCCAATGAATGGAAGTTTCCCGGACTGACCACAGTCATATCACGGAACCATCAAAATCATCCACCATGTCAGTGCTGCATCATTCTCTCCATCTAGTTTAGACAGAAGAGCGACTGTAGTACTTTCCTAACGCAACGTTGATCTCCACACTACTTGATACTCTTTGTACTTTATGAAGAGGACTCTTTAAAGGACGCGGTATGACCGACACCAATTACCAGGAATGCACATACGTCACAAGGAGGAAATCTAGGCAGACGGCTGCTTAGCGGGACAAAGGGGAGAAGAGCAACGGCCCCGACATGTgcggtttttgtgtttttatttcccTACGCTTCCTGACTTCTCTCAAGTCTGCTTCCTGTAGGTCATGAAACCGCAACTTCCACATCCTGGTGTTCCGACATCAGGATATATTTTTCTCCGTTCCTGAGCATTGGGCcatgcgtgtatgtatgtatggaatcTGTATATCAAGGTCATCGACCTTCTACACCTTGATTCGAGACAGTACTGCTGCTTTAAGCTTCGCCCTACAAAAATAGTGACTTTTTCGATATATAAAAATAGGACTTTTCACCCATGACatcataagggggggggggggatatattatGAAGACGACTAAACTCACTCCCACTCACGTCGTCCTCTAGCCCCTACAACATATGTTGTAGTGTCATGTTTTCCATCAAAACCACCTACCCCCTTATATTTGAAGTTttcgtttttttttcctttatatacaaaaacatttttgttacAAGTGCAGAACCCCGAACACGTCAAAAGCGACTCATATGCCAAAACCTTGGGGCAATGTGCTAGTACGCAACTTCTCTCTCTGCTCAGATTCTCGATCGGGCGTCTAGCGGAGCTTTTCTTGACATTattaagatggcaaaaaaaaaacttaataataaAACTAAACAAAACCAGGGTGTAAAAATTAAGCACCCCCTTTATATACAAGAGGTAATATTTCCCTGAAACCTTacaagcaaaataaaaaagtatacacatatatatatataattttttttttttagtaaaatcaCCTGCAATGTAAAAAGGAAGTCTGGGAATTAATGAAACAAAACCTTTAACCTCACCACTTCGTGCAGCAATGCCACATAAATAGGTtaatacattaacaaaaaaaaaaaaaaagtcgccaTGGCTCCGGTACTAGGAGTCGGCAGCTGCGGCTACAGTTGCGCTGGTTTCTACCGATACCTCGGAGGAACGGCAGCCATTGATGATGCAGCTTTTTCTGCACTCCCGATCCTCAGCTGCTTCTGCCTGTCGATCCCCGTTCCAGAGGCGTTTATAGCGAAACTTTGGTGGTAGAGTCTCCTCCTTCTTTTCGACCACAACGGGCTCACTGGGAGAGTCTTTCACTGCTCTCTCGCTGGTCTCTGGCTGATCCTCTGTACCCTCTCTAGGGTAGGTAGATCTAGCCGGAGGTGCGCTGAACTGCGGCCAGGAAGGAGCTGCTGGTTTGACAAAAGTATGGACCGCCTTCTCAGCGTCCAGTTTTGGAGAAGGGGTTTCACGGTCAAATTCACTGTCGGAATCATCTTCTTTCTCCAAGTGGTGGTTGCGATCCAGCTCCTCGTCAGAAAGGAGCTCCTCTTCGTCAGACACTGGTTCCACTTTGAGGGGCAGGAGAGGAAGCTGTGGGGCGGCAGGCCGCTTATCCTCAGAACTTTGCGGACGCTCTTTATTCTTACGTCCCATCGGAGGAGGCTGCAGCTTAATTGGGAAGGAAGGCTGCTCTTCGGGTGGGAAGGGACGATGCGGTGGCGGCATCATAAAACTGGGAAATCTTGGTATGGTCCGTGGACTTAAGTGGTAGTTAAAAACGGAGCAGGCTTGGGCCTGAAGGTAGTGTTTCATCTCTTCTGGGTTGAAGTTAAAGCAGCTGCCGCTTTGGAAAGCCGGGCTCAGTCCTGGTGATGGACTGTAAGAAAAGACTGTAGGAGTCAGCGACAAGGCCGGTGAGTGGGGCATGCTCATAAGCCCTCCACGCCCAGTGAGAGGAGACACCGCAAAAGGACTGTGGGCATCCGGGTACATGCCATGCATTGAAAAAACTGGAAGCAAGAGATCAGATTTATGCTTTTGGAGGCCATGGGGACCGCCGCCGACAGTATTCCGAGAAGACAAGTGCTCCGCACTGCGACGCCACTCCATGGAGTGGAGATCTTCTGTTTCTGAAGGGATCGGTTTCCGCTCGTTGATGTCGTTTAGGGATTCTCTGCTGGACTGCGCGGAGGAGCTTCCAGTATAATGATTCATGTGTCCGTCTTCATTGGGAGAATCAAGAGGAGAGAAGTGGAAGTGAGACGAGGCCGTGGGGACCGGCGGTGCACTCTGTGGAACGCCACCTGCCGAGGAAGAGAGATGGAGATGTAAACCTCAAAACTTCAAAATTACAAAGACAacataataatcatcatcaaGTAAATTGTCATCCAAGGAAGATCAATAGATCCTATACCGTAGGACATGATAAACTAGGCCGGCACCACGGACAATTATTCCCTATGCACAGCATGGAGTAGACCAATACCAATATTCGGACTGTCATAAGGAAACATTCCATGACTCCGGACGGAATTGGGTGCATATGAGAATAGACAACTTTAACCTGTTATCTCGAAGAAAACCTGTGACTCCCTATTCTGCAGAACACGTCCCTTTAAGCTGAAATACCAAGGTATAAAATTACACTTTAAGAAGCTTTTTGCATACACAGATCACTTTTCTGACACATTCAAAACAGCCTGAGTTTTTCTTACTCGCCTTGGGCCACAGCGTCCCTGCAGTTTCGCTGCTGCTGATATttcgggaggaggaggtggtggtggggggtgtaAGGTGCCATGTCTTATTTAATGTATTGCATCTTTATAaaattgataaaaagtttactttttgctccccccccctcccccccagaggATCTGTCGCAACGAGCAGAATTGAAACCGGAATTTTAGCTCCTTAGTAAAATGTTGCGTTTCCTGCTCGTTCTGCCCCTGGCAGGAAAAGAAAAACCAACAAGAAATAGATGACACGAGATCGGGATAACACCCGCCGCCTGATCATCACACCACATACAAGGTCACCACCGAAAACCCTGGCGCTGTTGTCTGCACCCCGGGGGGCGCTCTGCCGGCAATATTCACAATACTTAGAATATGATTACAGGGAATTTCCATCCATCTTCACAGAATTACAAAAAGGAGAAGTCACTGGCTACCGGAACGTGGTATAAGGAAGGTGGTATTTAATCCGCGCAGCGAGGGGGGCGATTGCACAAGGCTGCAAAGATTTTGAATAAAATTCCTGAGGTGGCGACGGTTCAAAGCCCCGGATatagcagcgcccccccccccctccactgtgGTGTGGTGGGACTGTGGTGACCGAGGTCGGGATTATTGGAAATTATAACCATCTTTTCCCTTGTCATCAAGATTCAGCAAAATCACCTATATAACCACTAGGACAAGGGGCGATCGCTAATTATTTTTTGTCTATAACAATTCGAAGTTCTGCTGCAAGATTCCAAATATTACAACACAACCAGGCATGAAAGTCAAAGACGACCACTTTTTTTGGCTTTAAATACCCTCGATTAAACTTTGATAGCTTGAGGTCCGAGTACTCGGACCCTTTGCAACCATGAGAACATAGGTCCCCGAGTGAGTGGCAATGTTGCAGACAAGTAGAGTGCTTCATCAGTCCCATATAAGTGAAAGGGGTGGAGGTGTGCACTGCTTAATGGGTGGTCTGAACCCCCTTACAAAACAAGCAAAGCCCCCCTGGAGGAGGAGTGtggggaggggtggggggcaCGTGGCCAGTCTGCAGCACAACCCTGTTAAATGAAGGCAACAGTGCAATAGAAAGCACTGCACTAAGGGACCATTCGACTGCCACACAAATTTTACTACCAtcacatccatcatgataaagcagggacagtGGTCTCTGGGAAAGGGGGTGGGGGGCTATCAAAGTCCCTCCGTGCTgtagttttacaggctgttacagtgggaGGTAGAAATGTACTTGCACAATGTGTGAGATATAAGGCAGAAGGAAGGAAGGgggtggctcattagcataattataaaagctgattttaggaaggaggccatggacagcaATATAAGAAGCTTacggatagatccaggcactgggactgtggtaatgtccctggtttatcaggatggatttcctttaaacagtgaATAATGCAGCGAATCAAGTATTATACCCCCCATCAATCTCCCCCATCACTCTATACCCCGCTTACCATTGGGCCGGATATTGATGAAGGGGTAGTTGGGCATGACCAGCTTGTTGAAGTTAAACTTGTAGGTAAACCTCTTGCCCTTGGTCTTATGCAGGATCCTTTTGTTGTAGTAATATCTGTAATTGAAAACAGAAAGCAGGTCAGTAACATCTTCACGTAGGAGTCCAGTCTATGACGACATGTGGAGATACTGCAGCTACTGAGAAGGTCCGGCTCCGGATCCTCCACATTCACAGAGAATCAGACTGATTCCTTCAGCTGCCGACGAACCCTGACAACCTCACATTACCAATGTGTGGGACAAGTCCACCCGCACGGCTGGGTGTCTGGGAGGTGTTattaagaaaggggggggggggggggggaatcagattttagattttgaaaaaaaaaatttgtaagagGAAGCTGAGAATTTGTGCTGAGGATGTGAAGACAATGTAGGCAAATATAAGACAATATAAGAATAATTTGCTTTGGACTACagaaaaggacaaaaaaaaaaaaagcagccgtGACTAAGGATAAGGTTGTGATATTCTGAAAGGCATCAATGtagtatgtatgaatgtatgatGACACGGCTCACCACGATGGCCCCATCAGCAGTTTTTACGGGGTCAAAAGCTGCTGACAGACTTCCTTAATAGACCATAGGGTCAGCAGATTTATAGGGTCACAGCAAAAGTCTTGGGTTGTCCGCAATGAAATTGATGGCTACGGGACGGGCACTGGAAACTTTACCCTGACCTGTCTTCTGGATTCATATTCGCAGTGTTAGACAGTGATGTATACCCAACTTAGCCAGTagagtgacttaaaggggttgtccagaggttcaAAAAGatggcttctttcttccaaatAAAGCtcagctgagttgcaataccacacactacccatggtaaggtgtggcgctgtttgtggCAGAAAGCAGGCATgttttacaacccctttaagcctcccaGTCTTCTATGCAGTGTTTTCAGCGCCTGTGGGGTCACAGCTACCGATAGATCCCTTTGACATGACAAATACAGATCAGTTAAGTATAAGATTGTGATAAGGAGATGATAAAAACTTGGCTGGAAGGTCTTCTCCTATATCACTGGAGGCTCAACAAAGGGTTAAAAACTGTGCAATGTGTTTTGCCCCAACCAAAATGAAAGCGCTCTTCCTGTTCGTTGGGCCAAATTTATTTGGTGTGAATCTGTGGCAATCCATGGGAACCTGAACACGTGTACAGGAAAAACAAACCCCACACAATGGCTGCGGATTAACCGGAGGCTTCAGGTTTATGACCCTTGAAGGAGCAGGAAGTTACAAAGAGAAATGAAAGCTGCTCAAGAGGAGCGGGCGACACCTGAGGGAGTCAGGGGTGAGGTCTGATCCAATGCCATGGACAGACGCCAGCGGGAGCTGCATACACCGCCACCGCTGCGGGCGGCATCCATGAGGTGGGAGGCGATGCATCAGGAGTTATAATAAGAACGTGGATCTCGATGCTCAGCGCTAGTCGTGACTGCAAAGCATCAAAACAACCGCGTCTTGTGCCCAGTGCTGGGGGAGGCATGAAGGTAATAACAGAGAATGCAACACACGTGCATCCATGGGGAttgtaacccagctttcccaggcccTGGAGCGGCAGATGGCGAACCTTAACAGTGCAGAGGGGCAGGAGACTGCAGaaggacaagccctttaaaaatctatatacatgAACTGCCCCATTAAATAAAGCTACTACTTGTTCACAGCCGGAAACTGCAAATCAATCTCCACCTAAGGTTCCTCTACCAATATCTGGGGTCCTTCGGCCCTAtagctggggggagggggggcaacaATTGCTTAGAAAGGAAAAAACGAAAAACATGGACTGGACATAATGTAGCAAGATTGAGAACTCCCTGAAGGGTTATTCAGAGTCAGCCACATATTCTCCATTTACTGCACCACTCATCTCCTTGTGCTATTGGGGTGACTGGGGTGAACAGCCGGGACTGTAGGACAAACTTCTCTGGTGATTAAGGATGACAATAATCCTGGGCTAGTCACACCCAGCCTCATTATGTGCCCAGTGACTAATAGAAAGCCGTGTGATTTCCTAACCAGGTCGGACGTTCTAGTAATTGCAGTGGAAATGTCACGCACTTCTGGAGGGGGAGAAGTCGCCGTCCTATTAAAGAAAATCCACTGATCTACAGCTGGACATATACATTACATTCATATATTGGCTGGAGATCTTTCTACACCGGCCTTACAAAAGACTGGCAATCAGTGAAAATTCCCATGACGTATCAGATGTCTGAAGACTAAAAGCTGGTTGTACAAGTAGATATTAAAGGGTTGACccacatttgcaattttttagtaatgagacccccacaaatcacgaaTACTAGGGATCCGATGGGGTCAGACCCCTCAACCCTCCATCAGACTAAcggagcagacggctgcacatgaccgttctgctccattaatctcgatggagctgatggagatctgtGAGCacggtgctcggcaatttccatcagctccatagagattaatggagcagaacggtcatgtgcagccgtctgctccattagtctgacggagcgtcgAGGAGTCCGACGGAGgcatgtgggaccccatcggacccctcgtttgtgggggtctcagtgagccCTAttcagtggatagggcctaacttttgctcGTGGTGAAACCCCTTTAtatatctcccccattgtgtctttgaTTCAGGCATGACTGGAGGTGATGGGTTGGTTTAACCATCACATGCAATGTACATGACAACCCCACTTCTAGTGTGACTGGACCTAAACACTGGAGATCGGCCATTGTTACCCATTGTGGGGGTTTACTTGTGAATGTATTGCAATGATTGAGTACCTGAGTGCTCGGCTGAGCTTGTCGTAGTTCATCTGGGGTTTACACTTCCTGCGCCCCCACAGCCTGGCCACTTCATCGGGATCCTTGATGACAAACTCTCCGTACTCTCCCTGCTGCCAGGCGATGACGTGACGGAACTCCTCCTTctgcagcagctccaggatgaaGTGCCATAGCTGGATCTGCCGCGAGCCGGGGCTAGACTCTGCCTTGTAGGCCCAGTCCGGGAAGTGATAACCTGCAGATTGTTAAAGAAATCaaataaatgaagaaaaaaaaaaaaaaaaaaccacacgacAAGtgatcgcaaaaaaaaaaaagatcagacAAAAACCATGGAGAAACTAAAAAAACGACAATTAAGCAGAAGACGTACACAAAAATAGAGAAGAGCAGAGAGATTAGATTGGCCAGCAATAGCAAGCACAAACAGCAACATACACAGAGGAGTAAGTGACAAGAGCGCGGCGTCCATAGAGCGTAGGAACGGCACAGGAGAGTCcgatatacacagagcacaggcacagcaggaacagccCTGACAagtgccatatacacacaggtaatacacagagcacaggcacagcaggaacagccCTGACAagtgccatatacacacaggtaatacacagagcacaggcacagcaggaacagccCTGACAagtgccatatacacacaggtaatacacagagcacaggcacagcaggaacagccCTGACAagtgccatatacacacaggtaatacacagagcacaggcaCAGTCATGATgagcaccatatacacacatggcaAATTACCAAGGTTATACACAGAGCGCAGGACCAGCTGAAATAGTCATAACATGTGCCATATGCACACAGgtaatacacagagcacaggcacagcagggacagtcaTAACATGtgccatatacacacaggtaatacacagagcacaggcaCAGTCATGATgagcaccatatacacacatggcaAATTACCAAGGTTATACACAGAGCGCAGGCGACAGCAGGAACAGTCATAACATGtgccatatacacacaggtaatacacagagcacaggcaCAGCAGGAACAGTCATAACATGtgccatatacacacaggtaatacacagagcacaggcaCAGCAGGAACAGTCATAACATGtgccatatacacacaggtaatacacagagcacaggcaCAGCAGGAACAGTCATAACATGtgccatatacacacaggtaatacacagagcacaggcacagcagggacagtcaTAACAtgtgccatatacacacacacactacccaGGTTATACACAGTGACGCCACAGGTGAAGACATCTCTATACAAGTGTAATAACTGGTAACTAATCCATCAGTAAGACTTCAGACTTCCACTGAATTGCTTAGCAGTAAAAGACCCTGGTTGAGGGGGTTGTAGATTCACCTTCCCAATCTGATAGGATGGCAAAAAACCAAGATCAAACGACCATGCCACCCGCTCACCCAACACGGATGCCAGAGATTGTGAGAAGTTTTTTTGGGAAGTCATGTGACCGAAGCTCAGGTCACATGACGTTCTACATCGGTAGAACAGATCACTGGTAACAGTGACCCAATGGCCGGTTACCCTTATCTGTCATCTAtaccgatttggaaagctctgtgcagcgctgcgtaatctgtgtgcgctatataaaggaaattattaatatatctatatattagaTTAGCAGGGAACAAATTTGCCcctgtaaaaaaattttaaaaaaatttaaagtatTTGTTTGTGTTATGCCCCTAATACCCCAAAAAGTAGAAGAAATAAATTTAGCAGGGCCAGCCCGGGCCGGCATCTGCACCCCCCTTGTGGAGGAGGCGACACTTTACATCTGATAAGAATCAGGAAATTCTGCTGTACAGTTTTAAGGATTTAACCCCTTTT harbors:
- the LOC140069384 gene encoding ETS translocation variant 3-like; protein product: MKTGCSIVEKPKGGGGYHFPDWAYKAESSPGSRQIQLWHFILELLQKEEFRHVIAWQQGEYGEFVIKDPDEVARLWGRRKCKPQMNYDKLSRALRYYYNKRILHKTKGKRFTYKFNFNKLVMPNYPFINIRPNGGVPQSAPPVPTASSHFHFSPLDSPNEDGHMNHYTGSSSAQSSRESLNDINERKPIPSETEDLHSMEWRRSAEHLSSRNTVGGGPHGLQKHKSDLLLPVFSMHGMYPDAHSPFAVSPLTGRGGLMSMPHSPALSLTPTVFSYSPSPGLSPAFQSGSCFNFNPEEMKHYLQAQACSVFNYHLSPRTIPRFPSFMMPPPHRPFPPEEQPSFPIKLQPPPMGRKNKERPQSSEDKRPAAPQLPLLPLKVEPVSDEEELLSDEELDRNHHLEKEDDSDSEFDRETPSPKLDAEKAVHTFVKPAAPSWPQFSAPPARSTYPREGTEDQPETSERAVKDSPSEPVVVEKKEETLPPKFRYKRLWNGDRQAEAAEDRECRKSCIINGCRSSEVSVETSATVAAAADS